A window of Elgaria multicarinata webbii isolate HBS135686 ecotype San Diego chromosome 2, rElgMul1.1.pri, whole genome shotgun sequence contains these coding sequences:
- the FKBP3 gene encoding peptidyl-prolyl cis-trans isomerase FKBP3 → MAAPARPWSPEQLRSDELPKRDIVRFLQEQAAHRFLAEHKLLGQIKNVAKTASKDQLITAYNQLFETKSFKGTESPEHVAEEVKNIKIDEGKPKETKPEEIVDEGPAKYTKSILKKGDKINFPKKGDVVHCWYTGKLQDGTVFDSNIQTSSKKKKASKPLSFKVGVGKVIRGWDEALLTMSKGEKAHLEIEPEWAYGKKGQPDAKIPPNAKLFFEVELVDID, encoded by the exons ATGGCGGCCCCCGCGCGGCCCTGGAGCCCGGAGCAGCTGCGCAGCGACGAGCTGCCCAAGCGGGACATCGTCCGCTTCCTGCAGGAGCAGGCGGCACACCGG TTCCTTGCAGAGCACAAATTACTGGGGCAGATAAAAAACGTGGCGAAGACGGCCAGTAAGGATCAGTTAATCACAGCATATAACCAGCTCTTTGAAACAAAG AGCTTTAAAGGCACAGAGAGCCCAGAGCATGTTGCAGAAGAGGTGAAAAATATCAAGATTGACGAAGGCAAGCCCAAAGAGACAAAGCCTGAGGAAATTGTTGATGAG GGCCCTGCAAAATATACGAAGTCAATTCTGAAAAAAGGGGATAAAATCAACTTTCCCAAAAAGGGTGACGTTGTTCACTGCTGGTACACAGGGAAGCTGCAAGATGGAACCGTCTTCGATAGTAATATCCAGACCA gttcaaagaaaaagaaagcctcaAAACCGCTGAGCTTCAAAGTTGGCGTTGGAAAAGTGATCCGAGGC TGGGATGAAGCTTTGCTGACAATGAGCAAAGGGGAGAAGGCTCACCTGGAAATAGAGCCAGAATGGGCGTATGGGAAGAAAGGGCAGCCTGATGCCAA GATTCCACCAAATGCAAAACTTTTCTTTGAAGTTGAACTGGTAGACATCGACTGA